Proteins encoded within one genomic window of Citricoccus muralis:
- a CDS encoding cation acetate symporter, which translates to MTISLAVIGVVCVVTWVISVYGLRLSRTTSDFYVASRRVPPWLNASAIAGEYLSAASFLGVAGLILAYGTHGLWFPVGYTAGFLVLLVFVAAPLRRSGAYTIPDFVTLRLPSAPLRRLTAMIVVFTGWFYIVPQLHGSSLALRATTDLPGWVGPVIVVAVVLPIVMSGGMRSVTVAQAVQYWLKLSALLIPTVFILLRLGLLDAPALPDASAVFVSGLVEGPGGDGTAHLYRILSLVAALMLGTLGLSHVLVRFYTNPDGPSARRTTLLLLALLVGFYLLPVVLGVTARAVLPTTSADSSDQAILHLPATVFDGATGDMLTALVAGGAFAAFLSTASGLVVSISGVVSQEFFGGTVRGFRIGAMVAIVLPLILTGLTSDLALAGSVAMVFTFTACSLAPVMLLGIWWRGLTTTGALAGMLAGASMCLVALVIGIALDSQTPGAGESGLAVPLRYPALWCIPFAFAVTVLVSRFGPTAPPVSADEVLARLHTPERARPT; encoded by the coding sequence ATGACGATCTCCCTGGCCGTGATCGGCGTCGTGTGCGTGGTGACCTGGGTGATCTCCGTGTATGGGCTGCGGCTGTCCCGCACCACCAGCGACTTCTATGTGGCCTCGCGCCGGGTACCGCCGTGGCTGAATGCCTCCGCCATCGCCGGCGAGTACCTCTCGGCCGCCAGCTTCTTGGGTGTGGCCGGCCTGATCCTCGCCTACGGTACCCACGGGCTGTGGTTCCCCGTGGGCTACACCGCCGGATTCCTGGTGCTGTTGGTGTTCGTGGCTGCCCCGCTGCGCCGATCGGGTGCCTATACCATCCCCGATTTCGTCACCCTGCGCCTGCCCTCGGCCCCGCTGCGCCGGCTCACCGCCATGATCGTCGTGTTCACCGGGTGGTTCTACATTGTGCCGCAGCTGCACGGTTCCTCCCTGGCCCTGCGCGCCACCACCGATCTGCCCGGGTGGGTGGGCCCGGTGATCGTCGTCGCCGTCGTGCTCCCGATTGTGATGTCCGGGGGCATGCGCTCGGTGACCGTTGCCCAGGCGGTGCAGTACTGGCTGAAGCTCTCCGCGCTGCTGATCCCCACCGTGTTCATCCTGTTGCGGCTGGGGTTGCTGGACGCGCCCGCGCTGCCGGACGCCTCCGCGGTGTTCGTGTCCGGGCTGGTGGAGGGCCCCGGCGGTGACGGCACGGCGCACCTGTACCGCATTCTCTCCCTGGTGGCCGCGCTCATGCTGGGCACCCTCGGCCTCTCCCATGTGTTGGTGCGGTTCTACACCAACCCGGATGGTCCCTCGGCCCGGCGCACCACCCTATTGCTGCTGGCCCTGCTGGTCGGCTTCTACCTGTTGCCGGTGGTGCTCGGGGTGACCGCCCGCGCCGTGCTGCCCACCACCTCCGCCGACTCCAGCGACCAGGCCATTCTGCACTTGCCGGCCACGGTCTTCGACGGCGCCACCGGGGATATGCTCACCGCGCTCGTGGCCGGGGGCGCCTTCGCCGCGTTCCTGTCCACCGCCTCCGGGCTCGTCGTCTCGATCTCGGGGGTGGTCTCCCAGGAGTTCTTCGGCGGCACGGTGCGCGGGTTCCGGATCGGCGCGATGGTCGCGATCGTGCTCCCGCTCATCCTCACTGGTCTCACCAGTGATCTGGCCCTGGCCGGCTCCGTGGCCATGGTGTTCACCTTCACGGCGTGCTCCCTGGCCCCGGTGATGCTGCTGGGCATTTGGTGGCGCGGATTGACGACGACGGGCGCGCTCGCGGGCATGCTCGCCGGTGCCAGCATGTGCCTGGTGGCCCTGGTGATCGGGATCGCCCTGGACTCGCAGACGCCGGGTGCGGGGGAGTCGGGGTTGGCGGTGCCGCTGCGCTATCCGGCCCTGTGGTGCATCCCGTTCGCGTTCGCCGTGACCGTGCTGGTCAGCCGTTTCGGGCCCACTGCCCCTCCGGTCTCCGCTGATGAGGTCCTCGCCCGGCTGCACACCCCGGAACGCGCCCGGCCCACGTAG
- a CDS encoding 3-hydroxyacyl-CoA dehydrogenase family protein, with translation MTIKTSGTVPAQVGVLGGGRMGAGIAHAFLISGASVVVVERDDASATAARERIERDVAKSLERQVITGSAEEWLDRLTVSLQHADFGACELVIEAVPEDFDLKVSSLTEVESHLADTAWLASNTSSLSIDRIAARLRRPERFCGLHFFNPVPASKLVEIVNGEATGEELRGLSVQWVAGIGKTPVVVNDAPGFASSRLGVALGLEAIRMVEEGVAAPEDIDNAMVLGYKHPVGPLALTDIVGLDVRLGIAEYLAGELGERFTPPQLMRDMVARGELGRKSGQGFYRYE, from the coding sequence ATGACCATCAAAACATCTGGCACTGTTCCCGCCCAGGTGGGGGTGCTGGGCGGCGGGCGTATGGGCGCCGGCATCGCCCATGCATTCCTGATCTCCGGCGCCAGCGTCGTCGTCGTGGAACGCGACGATGCTTCGGCAACCGCAGCGCGAGAGCGCATTGAGCGCGATGTGGCGAAGTCCCTCGAGCGCCAGGTCATCACGGGCTCGGCCGAGGAGTGGCTGGACCGGCTCACCGTGTCTCTGCAACACGCCGACTTTGGGGCGTGTGAGCTAGTGATCGAGGCGGTGCCGGAGGACTTTGACCTCAAGGTGTCCTCGCTGACCGAGGTGGAGTCGCACCTGGCTGACACCGCGTGGCTGGCTTCGAACACCTCGTCGCTGTCCATCGACCGGATCGCCGCTCGCCTGCGCCGCCCGGAGCGATTCTGCGGCCTGCACTTCTTCAATCCGGTTCCGGCCTCGAAGCTGGTGGAGATCGTCAACGGCGAGGCCACCGGTGAAGAACTGCGCGGACTGTCGGTGCAGTGGGTGGCGGGGATCGGCAAGACCCCGGTCGTTGTCAATGATGCACCGGGTTTCGCCTCTTCACGCCTGGGGGTGGCTCTGGGCCTGGAGGCGATCCGCATGGTGGAAGAAGGCGTGGCTGCGCCGGAAGACATCGACAACGCGATGGTGCTCGGATATAAGCACCCGGTGGGGCCGCTGGCACTGACCGACATCGTGGGATTGGACGTGCGGCTGGGCATCGCCGAATACCTGGCCGGTGAGCTGGGTGAACGCTTCACCCCGCCGCAGCTGATGCGCGACATGGTGGCCCGCGGCGAACTCGGCCGGAAATCGGGCCAGGGGTTCTACCGCTACGAGTGA
- a CDS encoding enoyl-CoA hydratase/isomerase family protein: protein MNVTELNQDFTALRVLLDDARPDRVVVRMDRPAVRNAIDETMVSEFHALAGWLEREPRMLIITGTEMEHPKTGKRQGIFASGADIGQLRERRRDDALRGVNSQLFDRLHRLPMPVIAAIDGYALGGGAELAYAADFRLATPHLKLGQPETGLGITAAAGAMWRLKELVGEPVALELLLAGRILTAEEALDLRLVSELHAPEELLDAAHGLADRIGAQDPLAVRLTKRVFHLPREAHPHVDEIAQAIAFESDAKFERMDAFLARKSARSTDSGETR, encoded by the coding sequence ATGAACGTGACCGAGCTGAACCAGGACTTCACCGCACTGCGGGTGCTGCTCGATGACGCCCGCCCCGACCGCGTCGTCGTGCGCATGGACCGCCCGGCGGTGCGCAACGCCATTGACGAGACCATGGTGTCCGAATTCCACGCGCTGGCCGGCTGGTTGGAGCGCGAGCCGCGCATGCTGATCATTACCGGGACCGAGATGGAACACCCGAAAACCGGGAAGCGCCAGGGGATTTTCGCCTCGGGCGCCGACATCGGCCAGCTGCGGGAACGCCGACGCGACGACGCGCTGCGCGGGGTGAACTCGCAACTGTTCGACCGGCTGCACCGACTGCCGATGCCGGTGATCGCGGCCATCGACGGGTACGCCCTGGGCGGCGGGGCCGAGCTGGCCTACGCCGCCGACTTCCGCCTGGCCACCCCGCACCTGAAACTCGGGCAGCCGGAGACCGGGCTCGGCATCACCGCTGCGGCCGGGGCCATGTGGCGGCTCAAAGAGCTCGTCGGGGAACCAGTGGCCCTGGAGCTGTTGCTCGCCGGGCGCATTCTCACGGCGGAGGAAGCCCTGGACTTGCGTCTCGTCTCGGAACTACATGCCCCCGAGGAGCTGCTGGACGCCGCCCACGGGCTCGCCGACCGCATCGGCGCCCAGGATCCGCTGGCGGTGCGGTTGACCAAGCGGGTGTTCCACCTGCCGCGGGAGGCCCACCCTCACGTGGACGAAATAGCTCAGGCCATCGCGTTCGAGTCTGATGCCAAATTCGAGCGGATGGACGCGTTCCTCGCGAGGAAGTCCGCTCGTTCTACCGACTCAGGAGAGACCCGATGA
- a CDS encoding thiolase family protein, with amino-acid sequence MTAFVPSAAPAAFLVGGKRTPVGRYGGALSSVRPDDLAALTIKQVVTDAGINPADVDEVILGNANGAGEENRNVARMAWLLAGFDDTVPGITVNRLCASGMSAITMASQMIKAGEADLVLAGGVESMSRAPWVMEKPRTPFAKPGEVFDTSIGWRFVNPKFTSGELARDGKATFSMPETAEEVARVDGITREEADAFAVESQRRAAEAVAAGRFAAEIVPVEITDRKGNVTIVDTDEGPRPDTTLESLAKLRPVVRGGEVVTAGNASSLNDGASAVLVASERAIEKYGLTPRARVVTGASAGLAPEIMGLGPVPATEKVLARAGWSVDDLGSVEINEAFATQSIASIRRLGLDPEIVNNDGGAIALGHPLGSSGARIVITLLGRMEREGTDKGLATMCIGVGQGAALLVERV; translated from the coding sequence ATGACCGCATTCGTTCCCTCCGCCGCACCGGCAGCGTTCCTGGTCGGCGGCAAGCGCACCCCAGTCGGCCGCTACGGCGGCGCCCTGAGCTCTGTGCGCCCCGATGACCTGGCGGCGCTGACCATCAAACAGGTGGTCACCGACGCCGGCATCAACCCCGCTGACGTGGATGAGGTGATCCTCGGCAACGCCAACGGCGCCGGAGAGGAGAACCGCAATGTGGCGCGCATGGCCTGGCTACTCGCCGGGTTCGACGACACGGTTCCAGGCATCACCGTGAACCGCCTCTGCGCCTCGGGCATGTCCGCCATCACCATGGCCTCGCAGATGATCAAGGCGGGCGAGGCCGACCTGGTGCTCGCCGGTGGCGTGGAATCCATGTCGCGGGCCCCTTGGGTGATGGAGAAGCCGCGCACCCCCTTCGCCAAGCCCGGCGAGGTGTTCGATACCTCTATCGGGTGGCGTTTTGTGAACCCGAAGTTCACCTCCGGGGAGCTCGCCCGCGACGGCAAAGCCACCTTCTCGATGCCGGAGACCGCCGAAGAAGTCGCCCGGGTGGACGGGATCACCCGCGAGGAAGCAGACGCGTTCGCCGTCGAATCACAGCGTCGCGCGGCCGAGGCCGTGGCAGCAGGACGCTTCGCCGCCGAGATCGTGCCGGTGGAGATCACCGACCGCAAGGGCAACGTGACGATCGTCGACACCGATGAGGGCCCCCGCCCCGACACCACCCTGGAGTCGCTGGCTAAGCTGCGGCCAGTGGTGCGCGGCGGCGAGGTCGTGACCGCGGGCAATGCCTCCTCGCTCAACGACGGCGCCTCGGCTGTGTTGGTCGCCTCCGAACGCGCCATCGAGAAATACGGGCTCACCCCGCGGGCGCGCGTGGTCACCGGCGCCTCCGCCGGACTGGCACCCGAGATCATGGGGCTGGGCCCGGTCCCCGCCACCGAGAAGGTGTTGGCCCGTGCCGGCTGGTCCGTGGACGATCTGGGGTCCGTGGAGATCAACGAGGCCTTCGCCACCCAGTCCATCGCCTCGATCCGCCGGCTGGGCCTGGACCCGGAGATCGTGAACAACGACGGCGGTGCCATCGCCCTGGGCCACCCGCTGGGCTCCTCCGGTGCGCGCATCGTGATCACCCTGCTGGGCCGCATGGAACGCGAGGGAACCGACAAGGGACTGGCCACCATGTGCATTGGCGTCGGTCAGGGCGCCGCCCTACTCGTGGAGCGGGTGTGA
- a CDS encoding thiamine pyrophosphate-binding protein, with product MTITTDSARAQHSVDEPAAQPTVAMAIAAVIRERTDHLFGLMGNGNAHVISELTHSGFPYTSARHEVATVTMADAYFRASGKIAAATTTYGAGFTNALTGLAEARLARIPLVLLVGDRPSSGARFFDIDQTLVCEGLDVEVITVNETEVTAQAHRAFDRAEQTQSPVVLALPYDLATAPVERADSDAIDSAAPEQTGQAGRTIEAPALTESQRAGLSEAAELLRAAHRPLILSGRGVVLSHTGNTLEQVGDHLGALYMNSFTACNVVDSPWNLGIAGGFTRRHRLEVARQADVVVVAGASMNTFQLRYGTLFAADATVIRLESDPHAPAPALENPLHTVHGDLAALAPALLDLVAATPSPENTWRDEVAFVTTPEFGALAPVEDTTELGPDGRLNPRVVFAALEHVLPQRRSLVMDGGHFLGWAPMYLSVPDPRGLIAVGTAFQSIGLGFGSAGGVTVARPDHTTVMITGDGGGLMALADLETVIRTARAAGTRAIVVAVNDAAYGAELHQYAVKGLDDEAMLIDDVDFSALGRALGADGMRMHRLADLQRLREWIDTHETGVFVLDVPVSQSFVAEYMRESVFGPNA from the coding sequence ATGACGATCACCACCGATTCCGCCCGCGCCCAGCACTCCGTCGACGAACCGGCCGCCCAGCCCACCGTGGCCATGGCGATTGCGGCGGTGATTCGCGAGCGCACCGACCACCTTTTCGGGCTGATGGGCAACGGCAACGCCCACGTGATCTCCGAGCTCACCCACTCCGGGTTCCCCTACACCTCGGCACGCCACGAGGTGGCGACGGTGACCATGGCGGATGCGTATTTCCGGGCCAGCGGGAAGATCGCTGCTGCCACCACCACCTACGGCGCCGGCTTCACCAACGCACTCACCGGTCTGGCCGAGGCGCGACTGGCCCGGATTCCGCTGGTGTTACTGGTGGGCGACCGCCCCAGTAGCGGGGCGCGGTTCTTCGACATCGACCAGACCCTGGTGTGTGAGGGGCTCGACGTCGAGGTCATCACGGTGAACGAGACCGAGGTGACCGCCCAAGCGCACCGGGCCTTTGATCGCGCCGAACAGACCCAGTCGCCGGTGGTACTGGCGCTGCCCTATGACCTGGCGACCGCGCCGGTCGAACGCGCCGACAGCGACGCCATCGACTCGGCTGCCCCGGAACAGACAGGGCAAGCTGGGCGAACCATTGAGGCGCCCGCCCTTACCGAATCACAGCGCGCCGGACTCTCCGAGGCTGCGGAGCTGCTGCGTGCGGCACACCGTCCGCTGATCCTCTCCGGCCGCGGCGTGGTGCTTTCCCATACCGGTAACACTCTGGAACAGGTGGGCGACCACCTGGGCGCGCTCTACATGAACTCCTTCACCGCCTGCAATGTGGTCGACTCCCCCTGGAATCTCGGCATCGCCGGGGGCTTCACCCGCCGCCACCGTCTCGAAGTGGCGCGCCAGGCCGACGTCGTCGTGGTGGCCGGCGCCTCGATGAACACTTTCCAGCTGCGTTACGGCACCCTGTTCGCCGCTGATGCTACCGTGATCCGGCTCGAGTCCGACCCGCACGCACCCGCCCCTGCCCTGGAGAATCCGCTACACACGGTGCACGGGGACCTGGCCGCGTTGGCGCCAGCGCTGCTCGACCTGGTCGCTGCGACTCCGTCCCCGGAGAACACCTGGCGCGATGAGGTAGCGTTCGTGACCACCCCCGAATTCGGCGCGCTAGCACCCGTGGAGGACACCACGGAGCTGGGTCCGGACGGGCGGCTCAATCCGCGTGTCGTGTTTGCCGCGTTGGAGCACGTGCTGCCGCAGCGCCGCTCCCTGGTGATGGACGGCGGACATTTCCTCGGCTGGGCGCCCATGTACCTTTCGGTTCCGGATCCGCGCGGCCTCATCGCGGTGGGCACCGCATTCCAGTCCATCGGCCTGGGATTCGGCTCGGCCGGCGGGGTCACCGTGGCTCGGCCCGACCACACCACCGTGATGATCACCGGCGACGGCGGCGGGCTGATGGCCCTGGCCGACCTGGAGACCGTGATCCGCACCGCGCGGGCCGCAGGCACCCGGGCGATCGTCGTCGCCGTCAACGATGCTGCTTATGGTGCCGAGTTGCACCAGTACGCCGTCAAGGGGCTGGACGATGAAGCCATGCTGATCGACGACGTCGACTTCTCCGCACTCGGCCGGGCCCTGGGTGCCGACGGGATGCGCATGCACCGCCTGGCGGACCTGCAGCGACTGCGCGAGTGGATCGACACCCACGAGACCGGCGTGTTCGTGCTGGATGTGCCGGTGTCGCAGAGTTTCGTGGCGGAGTACATGCGGGAGTCGGTGTTCGGACCCAACGCCTGA
- a CDS encoding Lrp/AsnC family transcriptional regulator, with product MVDALDARLLLALNDDPHATVVALAQRLQIARNTVQARLRRLEEQGAITSFARRVNPEALGYGLTAFLGVSVQQGRDVVAREGLSAIPEVVEIHAATGDADLRLRVVAKDPADLYRVTNEIVAVPGVVRTSTSVALQELQPYRTAPLLQRIAERC from the coding sequence ATGGTGGATGCCCTGGACGCCCGACTGCTGCTCGCGCTCAATGACGACCCGCACGCCACCGTTGTCGCTCTCGCACAGCGATTGCAGATTGCCCGCAACACCGTGCAGGCCCGGCTGAGGCGGCTCGAGGAGCAAGGTGCGATCACCTCGTTTGCCCGCCGGGTGAACCCGGAAGCGCTCGGCTACGGCCTCACCGCTTTTCTGGGGGTCTCGGTGCAGCAGGGGCGCGACGTCGTCGCCCGTGAAGGGCTCAGCGCGATTCCCGAGGTGGTGGAAATCCATGCGGCCACCGGCGATGCCGATCTGCGCCTGCGTGTGGTCGCCAAGGACCCGGCTGATCTGTACCGGGTGACCAATGAGATCGTGGCGGTGCCCGGCGTGGTGCGCACGTCCACCTCGGTGGCGCTGCAGGAACTGCAGCCCTATCGCACCGCTCCGCTGCTGCAGCGCATCGCCGAGAGGTGCTGA
- a CDS encoding MFS transporter, with protein sequence MTTSVAPQAGTNRRTREEKKVLAGTLVGTTIEWYDFFIYAQAAAFVLAPLFFTPLGADNAALAQIVSWASLGISFLFRPLGAIIAGHLGDKHGRKVALVLTLVGMGVATALIGLLPTYAQIGIWAPILLILLRIVQGFSAGGEWGGAALMSVEHAPRDKRGLFGAYPQIGVPLGMLLATSFMFILTTSMSEEAFLTWGWRIPFLSSVVLIVVGYLIRRSVDESPVFKEMQNLKKEASAPLGDLFKGHTKNVVLAMMIFAGNNAVGYMVIAFFAAYGANVLGFSRPETLVASLIGGFGWLVFTMFGGWISDKIGRKVTFTIGYGILIAWVIPMWWLIDSGVLWLFTLAIVVVTIGLGPSYGPQSALYAEMFPAKVRYSGASIGYAFGSIIGGAFAPMIAEMLLGNTGMSWTIGLYLAGVCTISLIGVLLVPKSVEKSDLHPEARVDAIH encoded by the coding sequence ATGACCACATCCGTGGCACCACAGGCCGGCACGAACCGCCGCACACGCGAAGAGAAGAAGGTCCTCGCCGGCACGCTCGTCGGCACCACCATCGAGTGGTACGACTTCTTCATTTACGCCCAGGCGGCAGCATTCGTGCTGGCTCCGCTGTTCTTCACACCGCTCGGCGCTGACAATGCAGCGCTGGCACAAATTGTCTCGTGGGCTTCGCTGGGCATCAGCTTCCTGTTCCGCCCGCTCGGGGCGATCATCGCCGGGCACCTCGGCGACAAGCACGGCCGCAAGGTGGCTCTGGTTCTCACCCTCGTGGGCATGGGCGTGGCCACCGCACTGATCGGCCTGTTGCCGACCTACGCTCAGATCGGCATCTGGGCACCGATCCTGCTGATTCTGCTGCGCATTGTGCAGGGCTTCTCTGCCGGCGGCGAGTGGGGCGGTGCGGCACTGATGTCGGTGGAGCACGCACCCCGCGACAAGCGCGGCCTGTTTGGCGCGTACCCGCAGATCGGCGTGCCGCTGGGCATGCTGCTGGCGACCAGCTTCATGTTCATTCTCACCACCTCGATGTCGGAGGAAGCGTTCCTGACCTGGGGCTGGCGGATCCCGTTCCTGTCGTCGGTGGTGCTGATCGTCGTCGGGTATCTCATTCGTCGCTCCGTGGACGAGTCCCCGGTGTTCAAGGAGATGCAGAACCTCAAGAAGGAAGCCTCCGCCCCGCTGGGCGACCTGTTCAAGGGGCACACCAAAAACGTGGTGCTGGCGATGATGATTTTCGCCGGCAACAACGCGGTGGGCTACATGGTGATCGCGTTCTTCGCTGCCTACGGTGCCAATGTGCTGGGCTTCAGCCGCCCGGAGACCCTGGTGGCGTCGCTCATCGGCGGTTTCGGCTGGCTGGTATTCACGATGTTCGGCGGCTGGATTTCGGACAAAATCGGACGCAAAGTCACCTTCACGATCGGTTACGGCATCTTGATCGCGTGGGTGATCCCGATGTGGTGGCTGATTGACTCCGGCGTGCTGTGGCTGTTCACCCTGGCCATCGTGGTCGTGACCATCGGCCTGGGGCCCTCCTATGGCCCTCAGTCGGCCCTGTATGCGGAGATGTTCCCGGCCAAGGTGCGCTACTCGGGGGCTTCTATCGGCTACGCCTTCGGTTCGATTATCGGCGGCGCATTCGCCCCGATGATCGCGGAGATGCTGCTGGGCAACACCGGGATGTCCTGGACTATCGGCCTCTACCTGGCCGGGGTCTGCACGATCTCGCTCATCGGAGTGTTGCTGGTGCCGAAATCCGTGGAGAAATCGGACCTGCACCCGGAGGCTCGGGTGGACGCGATCCACTGA